A window of Bombyx mori chromosome 2, ASM3026992v2 contains these coding sequences:
- the CPH3 gene encoding cuticular protein hypothetical 3 precursor translates to MRFLIVSALVACVAAAPSHLVPFPAVAYHAVAIPAVVPTLSPGDIQAAAIDAQVKAADLAQAAADKAIAINEQNAENYNVKAVVNTNLAQEQAVDGVWAVEDKKWQALDALKTAEAQLDGAVASQAVQLAKSAVGAAPYVVAPVFPVVYPGIASPAIKSIATQPPVEEVKTVADVEASAKAEEGPAELEVGKVEGNTDSVAVEAKSASEAAESSAIQSAAKTSAVESDAQTSGVLGAGHISTIQGAIATKTNYPTIPLVGPAFLAHPQVPLVFAVASPSW, encoded by the exons ATGAGATTTCTG ATTGTTTCCGCCTTAGTGGCCTGCGTTGCAGCCGCACCTTCCCATCTGGTGCCATTCCCAGCCGTGGCGTACCACGCTGTGGCCATCCCAGCTGTTGTTCCCACTCTATCACCTGGAGACATTCAAGCTGCAGCGATCGACGCCCAGGTCAAGGCCGCTGATCTCGCCCAAGCGGCGGCCGACAAAGCCATCGCAATCAATGAACAAAACGCAGAAAATTACAACGTCAAAGCCGTCGTGAACACTAATCTAGCTCAGGAACAGGCTGTCGATGGTGTTTGGGCAGTTGAGGATAAGAAATGGCAAGCCCTGGACGCTCTCAAAACAGCTGAAGCGCAATTAGACGGTGCAGTGGCTAGTCAGGCTGTACAGCTAGCTAAGAGCGCCGTAGGAGCCGCACCTTACGTTGTAGCACCAGTATTCCCGGTCGTTTACCCGGGAATTGCGTCGCCGGCCATCAAAAGCATCGCCACCCAGCCACCGGTAGAAGAAGTCAAGACCGTCGCGGACGTAGAAGCCAGTGCTAAAGCCGAGGAGGGTCCCGCTGAATTGGAAGTCGGGAAAGTTGAGGGGAACACCGATTCGGTTGCCGTTGAAGCGAAAAGCGCGAGTGAGGCCGCAGAGTCTTCGGCCATTCAAAGCGCTGCCAAAACATCGGCCGTTGAAAGTGATGCGCAGACTTCAGGTGTGTTAGGCGCTGGACATATTTCAACCATTCAAGGAGCCATAGCCACCAAGACTAATTATCCCACCATACCTCTGGTCGGACCTGCGTTCTTAGCTCATCCTCAAGTGCCTTTGGTGTTTGCTGTCGCATCACCGTCTTGGTAA
- the CPH4 gene encoding cuticular protein hypothetical 4 precursor, whose protein sequence is MRFLIAFVAIIGYASAGAILSHLAYGVNPGDAQAAAIDATVAAQDTARAINEGHARAAEAVVQHNTEAVRQAAEASREIHETAYWNGVAANQNAVAAAQSHSAAISGAAAAVRAAHLASPLVTAPYGIAAPYGIAAPYTAYGAYGVAPYGLGVHAW, encoded by the exons ATGAGATTCCTG ATCGCTTTTGTTGCCATCATCGGCTATGCTTCGGCTGGAGCCATCCTCTCCCATCTTGCGTACGGCGTGAACCCTGGTGACGCACAGGCCGCCGCCATTGACGCCACCGTCGCAGCCCAGGACACCGCCCGCGCCATCAACGAGGGACACGCCCGCGCCGCTGAAGCTGTCGTCCAACATAATACTGAAGCCGTCCGCCAGGCCGCCGAAGCCTCCCGCGAGATTCACGAAACCGCCTACTGGAACGGCGTCGCCGCTAACCAGAACGCTGTCGCCGCCGCCCAGTCCCACTCCGCCGCTATCAGCGGTGCCGCCGCCGCCGTGCGGGCTGCCCACCTCGCCTCTCCCTTGGTCACTGCCCCCTATGGCATCGCCGCACCTTACGGAATCGCCGCTCCCTACACCGCTTACGGCGCTTACGGCGTCGCCCCCTACGGCCTCGGCGTCCACGCTTGGTAA